A single Entelurus aequoreus isolate RoL-2023_Sb linkage group LG11, RoL_Eaeq_v1.1, whole genome shotgun sequence DNA region contains:
- the tapbpl gene encoding tapasin-related protein isoform X1, translated as MLFTWAVQHISPKATSMVSTKPNHKPAVLALRMRHPSSCTDKATFLKCLFLSQEEETSGMVTGVILFGLFTTCVCASGVADVVLSCEFIEDSVRGQGDSGFARSPATLILRDVSVASNDESLAALTPFVPPFEPDPSNLLFESKAPAWEIPNAELLLHADCNEQEVMCEITAYNPRGLKAELGTSYFMVSIDVKGVDFSAMLILHTLPVVADQMTVMQTALGLPMTHAGTLLTELSFLVFSTAKAPSGPLKADCLLSCGFRYLEASPDQEVHIEWRQQYRGKGQKIYTMKTKLNDSEGSTEVHNDRGESSMDAARVVGQGDTSLTLNNLKVTDVGAFICSVFLGPFHAQQVVNLEIFEPPVVSLSETKLVLKGDAAQTIKCHCSNYFPLDAQVEWLSRSPTDKEPTLFPNQGSLSSHRKHGNGTYTLSSRLSVPASVAHGTEIICKVSHQALDAPLIVSLLVEHQEPADYWWVLCFLFVTVLFFYQLLK; from the exons ATGTTATTCACCTGGG CAGTCCAGCACATCAGCCCTAAAGCCACCAGTATGGTCAGCACAAAGCCCAACCACAAGCCTGCAG TGCTTGCTTTGCGCATGCGTCATCCGTCGAGCTGCACAGACAAGGCAACGTTTTTAAAGTGTCTCTTCTTGTCACAAGAAG AAGAGACTTCCGGGATGGTGACAGGAGTCATTTTGTTTGGACTCTTCACAACCTGCGTGTGTG CGTCCGGGGTTGCTGACGTGGTCCTGTCCTGCGAGTTCATTGAGGACTCAGTCAGAGGGCAAGGGGATTCTGGCTTCGCCAGATCGCCGGCTACCCTCATCTTGCGAGACGTCTCCGTTGCGTCCAATGATGAGTCACTGGCAGCGCTCACACCATTTGTTCCACCGTTCGAGCCGGATCCATCCAACCTTCTGTTCGAGTCCAAAG CGCCAGCCTGGGAAATTCCCAACGCAGAGTTGTTGCTCCACGCCGACTGCAACGAGCAGGAGGTGATGTGCGAAATAACCGCTTATAACCCCCGCGGTTTAAAGGCAGAGTTAGGAACGAGCTATTTCATGGTGTCCATCGATGTGAAAGGTGTGGACTTCAGCGCTATGTTGATCCTCCACACCTTGCCTGTGGTAGCGGACCAGATGACTGTAATGCAAACCGCACTGGGCCTGCCTATGACCCATGCTGGAACGCTGCTAACTGAGT TGTCCTTTCTGGTGTTTTCCACTGCTAAGGCTCCATCTGGCCCTCTGAAAGCCGATTGCCTCCTCAGCTGTGGTTTCAGGTATTTAGAGGCATCGCCTGACCAGGAAGTGCACATTGAATGGCGACAGCAGTATCGGGGAAAAGGCCAGAAAATCTACACGATGAAAACAAAGCTCAACGATTCAGAAGGGAGCACGGAGG TGCATAATGACAGGGGGGAATCGAGCATGGATGCTGCCCGGGTTGTTGGTCAAGGAGACACGTCTTTGACCTTGAACAATTTAAAGGTGACGGATGTGGGCGCCTTCATCTGCTCTGTGTTTTTAGGTCCTTTCCACGCCCAGCAAGTGGTCAATCTCGAGATATTTG AACCTCCCGTTGTTTCACTCTCAGAGACGAAGCTGGTTTTAAAGGGGGACGCCGCCCAGACTATAAAGTGCCATTGCAGTAACTACTTCCCTCTGGATGCTCAG GTGGAGTGGTTGTCACGCTCGCCGACAGACAAGGAGCCCACCCTCTTCCCCAACCAGGGCTCGCTGTCCAGCCACCGGAAGCACGGCAACGGCACGTACACCCTCTCGTCCCGCCTCAGCGTGCCCGCCAGCGTCGCCCACGGAACAGAAATCATCTGCAAGGTGTCACACCAAGCTCTGGATGCTCCTCTCATTGTTAGTCTACTCGTAGAACACCAAGAACCAG CTGACTACTGGTGGGTGCTGTGCTTCCTGTTTGTCACTGTGCTCTTCTTCTACCAGCTCCTCAAATAG
- the tapbpl gene encoding tapasin-related protein isoform X3: protein MLFTWVQHISPKATSMVSTKPNHKPAVLALRMRHPSSCTDKATFLKCLFLSQEEETSGMVTGVILFGLFTTCVCASGVADVVLSCEFIEDSVRGQGDSGFARSPATLILRDVSVASNDESLAALTPFVPPFEPDPSNLLFESKAPAWEIPNAELLLHADCNEQEVMCEITAYNPRGLKAELGTSYFMVSIDVKGVDFSAMLILHTLPVVADQMTVMQTALGLPMTHAGTLLTELSFLVFSTAKAPSGPLKADCLLSCGFRYLEASPDQEVHIEWRQQYRGKGQKIYTMKTKLNDSEGSTEVHNDRGESSMDAARVVGQGDTSLTLNNLKVTDVGAFICSVFLGPFHAQQVVNLEIFEPPVVSLSETKLVLKGDAAQTIKCHCSNYFPLDAQVEWLSRSPTDKEPTLFPNQGSLSSHRKHGNGTYTLSSRLSVPASVAHGTEIICKVSHQALDAPLIVSLLVEHQEPADYWWVLCFLFVTVLFFYQLLK from the exons ATGTTATTCACCTGGG TCCAGCACATCAGCCCTAAAGCCACCAGTATGGTCAGCACAAAGCCCAACCACAAGCCTGCAG TGCTTGCTTTGCGCATGCGTCATCCGTCGAGCTGCACAGACAAGGCAACGTTTTTAAAGTGTCTCTTCTTGTCACAAGAAG AAGAGACTTCCGGGATGGTGACAGGAGTCATTTTGTTTGGACTCTTCACAACCTGCGTGTGTG CGTCCGGGGTTGCTGACGTGGTCCTGTCCTGCGAGTTCATTGAGGACTCAGTCAGAGGGCAAGGGGATTCTGGCTTCGCCAGATCGCCGGCTACCCTCATCTTGCGAGACGTCTCCGTTGCGTCCAATGATGAGTCACTGGCAGCGCTCACACCATTTGTTCCACCGTTCGAGCCGGATCCATCCAACCTTCTGTTCGAGTCCAAAG CGCCAGCCTGGGAAATTCCCAACGCAGAGTTGTTGCTCCACGCCGACTGCAACGAGCAGGAGGTGATGTGCGAAATAACCGCTTATAACCCCCGCGGTTTAAAGGCAGAGTTAGGAACGAGCTATTTCATGGTGTCCATCGATGTGAAAGGTGTGGACTTCAGCGCTATGTTGATCCTCCACACCTTGCCTGTGGTAGCGGACCAGATGACTGTAATGCAAACCGCACTGGGCCTGCCTATGACCCATGCTGGAACGCTGCTAACTGAGT TGTCCTTTCTGGTGTTTTCCACTGCTAAGGCTCCATCTGGCCCTCTGAAAGCCGATTGCCTCCTCAGCTGTGGTTTCAGGTATTTAGAGGCATCGCCTGACCAGGAAGTGCACATTGAATGGCGACAGCAGTATCGGGGAAAAGGCCAGAAAATCTACACGATGAAAACAAAGCTCAACGATTCAGAAGGGAGCACGGAGG TGCATAATGACAGGGGGGAATCGAGCATGGATGCTGCCCGGGTTGTTGGTCAAGGAGACACGTCTTTGACCTTGAACAATTTAAAGGTGACGGATGTGGGCGCCTTCATCTGCTCTGTGTTTTTAGGTCCTTTCCACGCCCAGCAAGTGGTCAATCTCGAGATATTTG AACCTCCCGTTGTTTCACTCTCAGAGACGAAGCTGGTTTTAAAGGGGGACGCCGCCCAGACTATAAAGTGCCATTGCAGTAACTACTTCCCTCTGGATGCTCAG GTGGAGTGGTTGTCACGCTCGCCGACAGACAAGGAGCCCACCCTCTTCCCCAACCAGGGCTCGCTGTCCAGCCACCGGAAGCACGGCAACGGCACGTACACCCTCTCGTCCCGCCTCAGCGTGCCCGCCAGCGTCGCCCACGGAACAGAAATCATCTGCAAGGTGTCACACCAAGCTCTGGATGCTCCTCTCATTGTTAGTCTACTCGTAGAACACCAAGAACCAG CTGACTACTGGTGGGTGCTGTGCTTCCTGTTTGTCACTGTGCTCTTCTTCTACCAGCTCCTCAAATAG
- the tapbpl gene encoding tapasin-related protein isoform X5, which produces MLFTWAVQHISPKATSMVSTKPNHKPAASGVADVVLSCEFIEDSVRGQGDSGFARSPATLILRDVSVASNDESLAALTPFVPPFEPDPSNLLFESKAPAWEIPNAELLLHADCNEQEVMCEITAYNPRGLKAELGTSYFMVSIDVKGVDFSAMLILHTLPVVADQMTVMQTALGLPMTHAGTLLTELSFLVFSTAKAPSGPLKADCLLSCGFRYLEASPDQEVHIEWRQQYRGKGQKIYTMKTKLNDSEGSTEVHNDRGESSMDAARVVGQGDTSLTLNNLKVTDVGAFICSVFLGPFHAQQVVNLEIFEPPVVSLSETKLVLKGDAAQTIKCHCSNYFPLDAQVEWLSRSPTDKEPTLFPNQGSLSSHRKHGNGTYTLSSRLSVPASVAHGTEIICKVSHQALDAPLIVSLLVEHQEPADYWWVLCFLFVTVLFFYQLLK; this is translated from the exons ATGTTATTCACCTGGG CAGTCCAGCACATCAGCCCTAAAGCCACCAGTATGGTCAGCACAAAGCCCAACCACAAGCCTGCAG CGTCCGGGGTTGCTGACGTGGTCCTGTCCTGCGAGTTCATTGAGGACTCAGTCAGAGGGCAAGGGGATTCTGGCTTCGCCAGATCGCCGGCTACCCTCATCTTGCGAGACGTCTCCGTTGCGTCCAATGATGAGTCACTGGCAGCGCTCACACCATTTGTTCCACCGTTCGAGCCGGATCCATCCAACCTTCTGTTCGAGTCCAAAG CGCCAGCCTGGGAAATTCCCAACGCAGAGTTGTTGCTCCACGCCGACTGCAACGAGCAGGAGGTGATGTGCGAAATAACCGCTTATAACCCCCGCGGTTTAAAGGCAGAGTTAGGAACGAGCTATTTCATGGTGTCCATCGATGTGAAAGGTGTGGACTTCAGCGCTATGTTGATCCTCCACACCTTGCCTGTGGTAGCGGACCAGATGACTGTAATGCAAACCGCACTGGGCCTGCCTATGACCCATGCTGGAACGCTGCTAACTGAGT TGTCCTTTCTGGTGTTTTCCACTGCTAAGGCTCCATCTGGCCCTCTGAAAGCCGATTGCCTCCTCAGCTGTGGTTTCAGGTATTTAGAGGCATCGCCTGACCAGGAAGTGCACATTGAATGGCGACAGCAGTATCGGGGAAAAGGCCAGAAAATCTACACGATGAAAACAAAGCTCAACGATTCAGAAGGGAGCACGGAGG TGCATAATGACAGGGGGGAATCGAGCATGGATGCTGCCCGGGTTGTTGGTCAAGGAGACACGTCTTTGACCTTGAACAATTTAAAGGTGACGGATGTGGGCGCCTTCATCTGCTCTGTGTTTTTAGGTCCTTTCCACGCCCAGCAAGTGGTCAATCTCGAGATATTTG AACCTCCCGTTGTTTCACTCTCAGAGACGAAGCTGGTTTTAAAGGGGGACGCCGCCCAGACTATAAAGTGCCATTGCAGTAACTACTTCCCTCTGGATGCTCAG GTGGAGTGGTTGTCACGCTCGCCGACAGACAAGGAGCCCACCCTCTTCCCCAACCAGGGCTCGCTGTCCAGCCACCGGAAGCACGGCAACGGCACGTACACCCTCTCGTCCCGCCTCAGCGTGCCCGCCAGCGTCGCCCACGGAACAGAAATCATCTGCAAGGTGTCACACCAAGCTCTGGATGCTCCTCTCATTGTTAGTCTACTCGTAGAACACCAAGAACCAG CTGACTACTGGTGGGTGCTGTGCTTCCTGTTTGTCACTGTGCTCTTCTTCTACCAGCTCCTCAAATAG
- the rbp5 gene encoding retinol-binding protein 5, protein MSKPNYSGTFHMVEQDNMEAYLAALDINFALRKIVCLLKPSKEISHDPTSGSMKIRTLTTFKNFDMDFIIGQEFTEDLGPVDGRTCQTTVSWDLDKLLCVQKGEKEGRGWTHWLEGNKLHLEMRAEGVVARQVFKKAD, encoded by the exons ATGTCCAAACCAAATTACTCTGGTACTTTTCATATGGTGGAACAGGACAATATGGAAGCCTACCTTGCTGCTttag ACATCAACTTCGCACTGAGGAAGATCGTATGCCTGCTGAAGCCCTCCAAAGAGATCAGTCACGATCCGACCTCGGGGTCCATGAAGATCCGCACCCTCACCACTTTCAAGAACTTTGACATGGATTTCATCATAGGACAAGAGTTTACAGAAGACCTGGGCCCTGTGGACGGACGGACGTGTCAA ACCACAGTGAGCTGGGACCTGGACAAGCTGCTCTGCGTACAGAAAGGTGAGAAGGAGGGCCGAGGTTGGACGCACTGGCTGGAGGGCAACAAGCTGCATTTG GAGATGAGAGCTGAAGGCGTCGTTGCCAGGCAGGTCTTCAAGAAGGCCGATTGA
- the tapbpl gene encoding tapasin-related protein isoform X2 — translation MLFTWAVQHISPKATSMVSTKPNHKPAVLALRMRHPSSCTDKATFLKCLFLSQEETSGMVTGVILFGLFTTCVCASGVADVVLSCEFIEDSVRGQGDSGFARSPATLILRDVSVASNDESLAALTPFVPPFEPDPSNLLFESKAPAWEIPNAELLLHADCNEQEVMCEITAYNPRGLKAELGTSYFMVSIDVKGVDFSAMLILHTLPVVADQMTVMQTALGLPMTHAGTLLTELSFLVFSTAKAPSGPLKADCLLSCGFRYLEASPDQEVHIEWRQQYRGKGQKIYTMKTKLNDSEGSTEVHNDRGESSMDAARVVGQGDTSLTLNNLKVTDVGAFICSVFLGPFHAQQVVNLEIFEPPVVSLSETKLVLKGDAAQTIKCHCSNYFPLDAQVEWLSRSPTDKEPTLFPNQGSLSSHRKHGNGTYTLSSRLSVPASVAHGTEIICKVSHQALDAPLIVSLLVEHQEPADYWWVLCFLFVTVLFFYQLLK, via the exons ATGTTATTCACCTGGG CAGTCCAGCACATCAGCCCTAAAGCCACCAGTATGGTCAGCACAAAGCCCAACCACAAGCCTGCAG TGCTTGCTTTGCGCATGCGTCATCCGTCGAGCTGCACAGACAAGGCAACGTTTTTAAAGTGTCTCTTCTTGTCACAAGAAG AGACTTCCGGGATGGTGACAGGAGTCATTTTGTTTGGACTCTTCACAACCTGCGTGTGTG CGTCCGGGGTTGCTGACGTGGTCCTGTCCTGCGAGTTCATTGAGGACTCAGTCAGAGGGCAAGGGGATTCTGGCTTCGCCAGATCGCCGGCTACCCTCATCTTGCGAGACGTCTCCGTTGCGTCCAATGATGAGTCACTGGCAGCGCTCACACCATTTGTTCCACCGTTCGAGCCGGATCCATCCAACCTTCTGTTCGAGTCCAAAG CGCCAGCCTGGGAAATTCCCAACGCAGAGTTGTTGCTCCACGCCGACTGCAACGAGCAGGAGGTGATGTGCGAAATAACCGCTTATAACCCCCGCGGTTTAAAGGCAGAGTTAGGAACGAGCTATTTCATGGTGTCCATCGATGTGAAAGGTGTGGACTTCAGCGCTATGTTGATCCTCCACACCTTGCCTGTGGTAGCGGACCAGATGACTGTAATGCAAACCGCACTGGGCCTGCCTATGACCCATGCTGGAACGCTGCTAACTGAGT TGTCCTTTCTGGTGTTTTCCACTGCTAAGGCTCCATCTGGCCCTCTGAAAGCCGATTGCCTCCTCAGCTGTGGTTTCAGGTATTTAGAGGCATCGCCTGACCAGGAAGTGCACATTGAATGGCGACAGCAGTATCGGGGAAAAGGCCAGAAAATCTACACGATGAAAACAAAGCTCAACGATTCAGAAGGGAGCACGGAGG TGCATAATGACAGGGGGGAATCGAGCATGGATGCTGCCCGGGTTGTTGGTCAAGGAGACACGTCTTTGACCTTGAACAATTTAAAGGTGACGGATGTGGGCGCCTTCATCTGCTCTGTGTTTTTAGGTCCTTTCCACGCCCAGCAAGTGGTCAATCTCGAGATATTTG AACCTCCCGTTGTTTCACTCTCAGAGACGAAGCTGGTTTTAAAGGGGGACGCCGCCCAGACTATAAAGTGCCATTGCAGTAACTACTTCCCTCTGGATGCTCAG GTGGAGTGGTTGTCACGCTCGCCGACAGACAAGGAGCCCACCCTCTTCCCCAACCAGGGCTCGCTGTCCAGCCACCGGAAGCACGGCAACGGCACGTACACCCTCTCGTCCCGCCTCAGCGTGCCCGCCAGCGTCGCCCACGGAACAGAAATCATCTGCAAGGTGTCACACCAAGCTCTGGATGCTCCTCTCATTGTTAGTCTACTCGTAGAACACCAAGAACCAG CTGACTACTGGTGGGTGCTGTGCTTCCTGTTTGTCACTGTGCTCTTCTTCTACCAGCTCCTCAAATAG
- the tapbpl gene encoding tapasin-related protein isoform X6, protein MLFTWVQHISPKATSMVSTKPNHKPAASGVADVVLSCEFIEDSVRGQGDSGFARSPATLILRDVSVASNDESLAALTPFVPPFEPDPSNLLFESKAPAWEIPNAELLLHADCNEQEVMCEITAYNPRGLKAELGTSYFMVSIDVKGVDFSAMLILHTLPVVADQMTVMQTALGLPMTHAGTLLTELSFLVFSTAKAPSGPLKADCLLSCGFRYLEASPDQEVHIEWRQQYRGKGQKIYTMKTKLNDSEGSTEVHNDRGESSMDAARVVGQGDTSLTLNNLKVTDVGAFICSVFLGPFHAQQVVNLEIFEPPVVSLSETKLVLKGDAAQTIKCHCSNYFPLDAQVEWLSRSPTDKEPTLFPNQGSLSSHRKHGNGTYTLSSRLSVPASVAHGTEIICKVSHQALDAPLIVSLLVEHQEPADYWWVLCFLFVTVLFFYQLLK, encoded by the exons ATGTTATTCACCTGGG TCCAGCACATCAGCCCTAAAGCCACCAGTATGGTCAGCACAAAGCCCAACCACAAGCCTGCAG CGTCCGGGGTTGCTGACGTGGTCCTGTCCTGCGAGTTCATTGAGGACTCAGTCAGAGGGCAAGGGGATTCTGGCTTCGCCAGATCGCCGGCTACCCTCATCTTGCGAGACGTCTCCGTTGCGTCCAATGATGAGTCACTGGCAGCGCTCACACCATTTGTTCCACCGTTCGAGCCGGATCCATCCAACCTTCTGTTCGAGTCCAAAG CGCCAGCCTGGGAAATTCCCAACGCAGAGTTGTTGCTCCACGCCGACTGCAACGAGCAGGAGGTGATGTGCGAAATAACCGCTTATAACCCCCGCGGTTTAAAGGCAGAGTTAGGAACGAGCTATTTCATGGTGTCCATCGATGTGAAAGGTGTGGACTTCAGCGCTATGTTGATCCTCCACACCTTGCCTGTGGTAGCGGACCAGATGACTGTAATGCAAACCGCACTGGGCCTGCCTATGACCCATGCTGGAACGCTGCTAACTGAGT TGTCCTTTCTGGTGTTTTCCACTGCTAAGGCTCCATCTGGCCCTCTGAAAGCCGATTGCCTCCTCAGCTGTGGTTTCAGGTATTTAGAGGCATCGCCTGACCAGGAAGTGCACATTGAATGGCGACAGCAGTATCGGGGAAAAGGCCAGAAAATCTACACGATGAAAACAAAGCTCAACGATTCAGAAGGGAGCACGGAGG TGCATAATGACAGGGGGGAATCGAGCATGGATGCTGCCCGGGTTGTTGGTCAAGGAGACACGTCTTTGACCTTGAACAATTTAAAGGTGACGGATGTGGGCGCCTTCATCTGCTCTGTGTTTTTAGGTCCTTTCCACGCCCAGCAAGTGGTCAATCTCGAGATATTTG AACCTCCCGTTGTTTCACTCTCAGAGACGAAGCTGGTTTTAAAGGGGGACGCCGCCCAGACTATAAAGTGCCATTGCAGTAACTACTTCCCTCTGGATGCTCAG GTGGAGTGGTTGTCACGCTCGCCGACAGACAAGGAGCCCACCCTCTTCCCCAACCAGGGCTCGCTGTCCAGCCACCGGAAGCACGGCAACGGCACGTACACCCTCTCGTCCCGCCTCAGCGTGCCCGCCAGCGTCGCCCACGGAACAGAAATCATCTGCAAGGTGTCACACCAAGCTCTGGATGCTCCTCTCATTGTTAGTCTACTCGTAGAACACCAAGAACCAG CTGACTACTGGTGGGTGCTGTGCTTCCTGTTTGTCACTGTGCTCTTCTTCTACCAGCTCCTCAAATAG
- the tapbpl gene encoding tapasin-related protein isoform X7 — protein MVSTKPNHKPAASGVADVVLSCEFIEDSVRGQGDSGFARSPATLILRDVSVASNDESLAALTPFVPPFEPDPSNLLFESKAPAWEIPNAELLLHADCNEQEVMCEITAYNPRGLKAELGTSYFMVSIDVKGVDFSAMLILHTLPVVADQMTVMQTALGLPMTHAGTLLTELSFLVFSTAKAPSGPLKADCLLSCGFRYLEASPDQEVHIEWRQQYRGKGQKIYTMKTKLNDSEGSTEVHNDRGESSMDAARVVGQGDTSLTLNNLKVTDVGAFICSVFLGPFHAQQVVNLEIFEPPVVSLSETKLVLKGDAAQTIKCHCSNYFPLDAQVEWLSRSPTDKEPTLFPNQGSLSSHRKHGNGTYTLSSRLSVPASVAHGTEIICKVSHQALDAPLIVSLLVEHQEPADYWWVLCFLFVTVLFFYQLLK, from the exons ATGGTCAGCACAAAGCCCAACCACAAGCCTGCAG CGTCCGGGGTTGCTGACGTGGTCCTGTCCTGCGAGTTCATTGAGGACTCAGTCAGAGGGCAAGGGGATTCTGGCTTCGCCAGATCGCCGGCTACCCTCATCTTGCGAGACGTCTCCGTTGCGTCCAATGATGAGTCACTGGCAGCGCTCACACCATTTGTTCCACCGTTCGAGCCGGATCCATCCAACCTTCTGTTCGAGTCCAAAG CGCCAGCCTGGGAAATTCCCAACGCAGAGTTGTTGCTCCACGCCGACTGCAACGAGCAGGAGGTGATGTGCGAAATAACCGCTTATAACCCCCGCGGTTTAAAGGCAGAGTTAGGAACGAGCTATTTCATGGTGTCCATCGATGTGAAAGGTGTGGACTTCAGCGCTATGTTGATCCTCCACACCTTGCCTGTGGTAGCGGACCAGATGACTGTAATGCAAACCGCACTGGGCCTGCCTATGACCCATGCTGGAACGCTGCTAACTGAGT TGTCCTTTCTGGTGTTTTCCACTGCTAAGGCTCCATCTGGCCCTCTGAAAGCCGATTGCCTCCTCAGCTGTGGTTTCAGGTATTTAGAGGCATCGCCTGACCAGGAAGTGCACATTGAATGGCGACAGCAGTATCGGGGAAAAGGCCAGAAAATCTACACGATGAAAACAAAGCTCAACGATTCAGAAGGGAGCACGGAGG TGCATAATGACAGGGGGGAATCGAGCATGGATGCTGCCCGGGTTGTTGGTCAAGGAGACACGTCTTTGACCTTGAACAATTTAAAGGTGACGGATGTGGGCGCCTTCATCTGCTCTGTGTTTTTAGGTCCTTTCCACGCCCAGCAAGTGGTCAATCTCGAGATATTTG AACCTCCCGTTGTTTCACTCTCAGAGACGAAGCTGGTTTTAAAGGGGGACGCCGCCCAGACTATAAAGTGCCATTGCAGTAACTACTTCCCTCTGGATGCTCAG GTGGAGTGGTTGTCACGCTCGCCGACAGACAAGGAGCCCACCCTCTTCCCCAACCAGGGCTCGCTGTCCAGCCACCGGAAGCACGGCAACGGCACGTACACCCTCTCGTCCCGCCTCAGCGTGCCCGCCAGCGTCGCCCACGGAACAGAAATCATCTGCAAGGTGTCACACCAAGCTCTGGATGCTCCTCTCATTGTTAGTCTACTCGTAGAACACCAAGAACCAG CTGACTACTGGTGGGTGCTGTGCTTCCTGTTTGTCACTGTGCTCTTCTTCTACCAGCTCCTCAAATAG
- the tapbpl gene encoding tapasin-related protein isoform X4 codes for MVSTKPNHKPAVLALRMRHPSSCTDKATFLKCLFLSQEEETSGMVTGVILFGLFTTCVCASGVADVVLSCEFIEDSVRGQGDSGFARSPATLILRDVSVASNDESLAALTPFVPPFEPDPSNLLFESKAPAWEIPNAELLLHADCNEQEVMCEITAYNPRGLKAELGTSYFMVSIDVKGVDFSAMLILHTLPVVADQMTVMQTALGLPMTHAGTLLTELSFLVFSTAKAPSGPLKADCLLSCGFRYLEASPDQEVHIEWRQQYRGKGQKIYTMKTKLNDSEGSTEVHNDRGESSMDAARVVGQGDTSLTLNNLKVTDVGAFICSVFLGPFHAQQVVNLEIFEPPVVSLSETKLVLKGDAAQTIKCHCSNYFPLDAQVEWLSRSPTDKEPTLFPNQGSLSSHRKHGNGTYTLSSRLSVPASVAHGTEIICKVSHQALDAPLIVSLLVEHQEPADYWWVLCFLFVTVLFFYQLLK; via the exons ATGGTCAGCACAAAGCCCAACCACAAGCCTGCAG TGCTTGCTTTGCGCATGCGTCATCCGTCGAGCTGCACAGACAAGGCAACGTTTTTAAAGTGTCTCTTCTTGTCACAAGAAG AAGAGACTTCCGGGATGGTGACAGGAGTCATTTTGTTTGGACTCTTCACAACCTGCGTGTGTG CGTCCGGGGTTGCTGACGTGGTCCTGTCCTGCGAGTTCATTGAGGACTCAGTCAGAGGGCAAGGGGATTCTGGCTTCGCCAGATCGCCGGCTACCCTCATCTTGCGAGACGTCTCCGTTGCGTCCAATGATGAGTCACTGGCAGCGCTCACACCATTTGTTCCACCGTTCGAGCCGGATCCATCCAACCTTCTGTTCGAGTCCAAAG CGCCAGCCTGGGAAATTCCCAACGCAGAGTTGTTGCTCCACGCCGACTGCAACGAGCAGGAGGTGATGTGCGAAATAACCGCTTATAACCCCCGCGGTTTAAAGGCAGAGTTAGGAACGAGCTATTTCATGGTGTCCATCGATGTGAAAGGTGTGGACTTCAGCGCTATGTTGATCCTCCACACCTTGCCTGTGGTAGCGGACCAGATGACTGTAATGCAAACCGCACTGGGCCTGCCTATGACCCATGCTGGAACGCTGCTAACTGAGT TGTCCTTTCTGGTGTTTTCCACTGCTAAGGCTCCATCTGGCCCTCTGAAAGCCGATTGCCTCCTCAGCTGTGGTTTCAGGTATTTAGAGGCATCGCCTGACCAGGAAGTGCACATTGAATGGCGACAGCAGTATCGGGGAAAAGGCCAGAAAATCTACACGATGAAAACAAAGCTCAACGATTCAGAAGGGAGCACGGAGG TGCATAATGACAGGGGGGAATCGAGCATGGATGCTGCCCGGGTTGTTGGTCAAGGAGACACGTCTTTGACCTTGAACAATTTAAAGGTGACGGATGTGGGCGCCTTCATCTGCTCTGTGTTTTTAGGTCCTTTCCACGCCCAGCAAGTGGTCAATCTCGAGATATTTG AACCTCCCGTTGTTTCACTCTCAGAGACGAAGCTGGTTTTAAAGGGGGACGCCGCCCAGACTATAAAGTGCCATTGCAGTAACTACTTCCCTCTGGATGCTCAG GTGGAGTGGTTGTCACGCTCGCCGACAGACAAGGAGCCCACCCTCTTCCCCAACCAGGGCTCGCTGTCCAGCCACCGGAAGCACGGCAACGGCACGTACACCCTCTCGTCCCGCCTCAGCGTGCCCGCCAGCGTCGCCCACGGAACAGAAATCATCTGCAAGGTGTCACACCAAGCTCTGGATGCTCCTCTCATTGTTAGTCTACTCGTAGAACACCAAGAACCAG CTGACTACTGGTGGGTGCTGTGCTTCCTGTTTGTCACTGTGCTCTTCTTCTACCAGCTCCTCAAATAG